AGGTTTCGCGTCAAGAGGATTACGCCGCCTTTCGAAGCGTTGTACGCGCTACCCCCTTCGGCGCCTTCCAGCCCTTCGACGCTCGCCACATTGATGATGCTTCCGCTCCCCTGCTCGAGCATCTGCCGCAACACGTGTTTGCAAACCAGAAAGGTTCCCTTCAGGTTGATGTCGAGAACGCGTTCCCACTCGAGCGTATCCACCATATGGACCGGGCCACCGCCCGCGACACCCGCGGCATTCAGTACGATGTCGACGGAGCCGAAGGTCTGCGCCACCGTACTTACAGCCGCCGCGACATTTTCCTCGTCGCGCACGTCGCCATTCAAGAAGAGTTGGTCACTGGCCACATCGCTGATCGCCTTCAGGACACCGTCGGCGGGTTTATCGATATCGAATCCCGCGATCCTGGCCCCCTCTCGAGCGAAGCGCAGAGCACACGCTGCGCCGATACCCGACGCGGCTCCCGTGATCAAAGCGGTCTTTCCTTCGAGCCTGTTCATATCCTCGTCCCCTAC
The bacterium genome window above contains:
- a CDS encoding SDR family oxidoreductase, with the translated sequence MNRLEGKTALITGAASGIGAACALRFAREGARIAGFDIDKPADGVLKAISDVASDQLFLNGDVRDEENVAAAVSTVAQTFGSVDIVLNAAGVAGGGPVHMVDTLEWERVLDINLKGTFLVCKHVLRQMLEQGSGSIINVASVEGLEGAEGGSAYNASKGGVILLTRNLAIDYGRRGIRANAICPGFIRTPLLDSLFEADAMKDALARVTDAHQLGRLGEPSEIAGAAAFLASEDASFVTGHALAVDGGFTAGHRIGTAKLMGLD